Part of the Arachis hypogaea cultivar Tifrunner chromosome 6, arahy.Tifrunner.gnm2.J5K5, whole genome shotgun sequence genome, CGTAGAGGAAGGTATTCAACACAACTTTTCCCACGCTGTATGCATTTAAAAAGGTTTCCCGTTGTGTAAATATCTCTCCATCGACACATCCATATATGCCTTTACTTTGTCATGATGCAGAGCATCGATCAACTGTCCGACAGGATACGAATTGACACTGCGTTGGCTTTATTAAACGAGCACTTCAATGAGTTCCCCGATGAGATAAGGCAGCGGGCAGAGGTGGACTGGAATGGCCGGAGGGCAATGGCAGCAGTGCTGCGATGACTCTGTTCACAACATGAGCTATGTTTTGACCATGTTGGGCTTCTTATGCCCCCTTTTGTTGGTGATCAGGGTGGGCCGTCACTTTGAAGTGGTACCAACAAATCATTGTACACGAATCCACTTTGACGTGATAGCTACCTGACCTGCCATATTGTAAAACCACTAAAGTTAGTTTTAACTGCTTGACTGTATTTGATTGCATGCGTATCCACCCTTGCATGCCAAGAACAACCGCTTTTTTGGTAAACTACTTTGTTGACGTGCGCTGGATGTTAAATTAGCATTTTTGTCCTCTGTTCCGTATGTTTTACCACAAAGTCTGCAATATAATGCAATGCATTTATTATCAACCCCTAAACAAATTGTCTCACTATATGGTTATTTTTTCCCTTGCCGATTCATAGTGCCATATTCTCAGTACCAGAAAAGCATAAACAGTCGATGCAGTTTAAGATAGCCAATTTCGTCCCGAAACCCGGGCATCCGAAATCCCTACGCACTGACCACTTTAACTTGGCAATAATGTCTTGTTACATGACTCGGTTTACACTAACTAGCCATTTCTAATTTAATTAATCAACACAAACTTGTGACTCGGTTTACACTAACTAGCCCTTTCTAGTATAATTAATCAAACACAAACATAGCAACACATTGAGACACACCAACACATTAAGGAGGCACCTCCTCGCAAGTTCCACTGCATACTACATTCTTCCGTGAACGCAACCGATATGGCcgaatgaataaaatttttgaggCAACAATGACTCATTACATGACTCGATTTACACTAACTAGCctttactaatttaattaatcaaaCTCACAAACGCAAATATTGTCACAACACAGACCAACATATTGAGGAGGCACGTCCTCACAAGCTGCACTGCATAATACATCCGTCCCTGATTGCAATGAATATTAACAGAAGTATAAAATTTTTAACTCACATAACATACGGTATGCATACGCCCTTCTGGATGCCACGCCAACAAGTACAACGCTTAGCAGCCACCCATACGGAATCCAGCTTAATGCGTAACCGCCAACAAGAACGGTTCAGCCAGCTCACTCAAATTCGTAGTACACCTCACCCCCCTCTCCTGCCTCCATGCTTTTGTAAGCTGCGCCAGCCTTAAAGTTGTCGATGTTCTCCCCGTACTCGATTGTTGACACTTGCGAGAATTGTGTCCGCCCTTTTCACGTCAATGTAGTCCTCAAAAAACTGTCAAGACAGGCTCACCAGCTCCCTGCAATCATCCAGCATCGCCGCGTGCATGCTCATGTATGCCGCGTTTGGGATCTCCCCAACACGAGTTCTGTCGCAGGGTGCACGCGGCTGCTTAGCCCTTTTTGTCCACCAGTCAAGTATTAGGCCTTTGGGGATAGCTGTCATGTTCAGATAAACCAGAACCCCAACCATGTGGACACAAGGAAGCCCAAAGGACTCCATCCGCTGACAAGAACAGCTGAATTCATCGTCTTCCTCGGCCCACGACATGGCCCCTGATCTCTGCTTGCAGTACATTGCAACTTCGAACAAAACACAAGCGCTTGTCCTCTTGGTGGACACAACTCTAACGTTGCTGGCTAGCATCAGCACCTCCCGAAACAGTTTGAAAATCTCTCTTGTATAAACTGTTGCAGCGAACTGCTCAATGGCCTCGAGTTTCATCTTCACAACAGGCTCACCATACGCAGACTTGTAGTCTGCCACTAGTTCTCTCCTCCTCATGAACTCTAAATAGTGTTGGAAGTGCTCGACAAACTCCCTCAAATTGTTCCTGTTGTGTATAAATTTTCCAAGCTGCATATTCAGAGCCTCGCACCTGGATGTCGTCTTCAGTCCTGCAAAGAATTTCCCCCGGATATGGGCATTGGACCAGGAATGCTTCTTGGCATACAAATCCACTATCCACGGATGATCCTCCAACCCGTGGTCCACCACAATATCCGTCCATATTGTCTCAAATTCGTCAACCTCTATATCTCCCATGAGGCatagacaaaattttcctaagaAAACCCGGCCGTCTAACTCTAGCAGTGGCGTTCCTTAACAGATACTAGCTACACAACCTGTGATGTGCACCCAGAAAAACTGTGCTAACCGCACTCTTCATGGTGAGGTCACCGTCCGTGATGATGGACTTCGGCTGTTTTCCCTTCATTGCCTCAAGGAATGACCGCAGCAACCACAGATAGCTTGCTTCGCTCTCGTTGCTCAAGATGGCGCAGCCGAACACCACTGAGAATATTACCAAAGGGCACTTGTATTTGTTACGACCGTAAGTTGCATCAAAACCCAGGACATCACCGAAGATGCTATAGTCATAACGACTTGTTCCATTGCACCAGAAGAGATTTTGCAGCCTTTTGTCAACATCCAGCGAGTACCTCTAGAACATTCTAGAATCAGTTGTCCTTAAATTTCCCAGGAACTTCAACGCGGACTCCGCATCTGTTGCGCCAGCCCGCCTTTGCTTCTCTATCGCATTATATATGTCTTTTATCTCGAACCCAACAGTCTCGAATCCTCCTGACTAATTGGCAAATGCGCAGAAAATCGTCGGCACCTGCAACCCAGATTTCCTCATGGAATTGATTTAGTGCAAATTCCCTTCCTTGACTGCTCTGTGTGACCGCGACAGACCCCTAAACCTCGCATCCAGCATGGGATGATTGTGGTTATCGCAGAATTGTTCAACAAACCATCGCCTGCTGGCATCATCAGCGTGGACATTAATTTGGGCTTCACACCCGCACCGCGTGATCGGTCGAGGATCCTTTTTCCTATCTTCCCGATGCATGTGTTTCCCGTCGTGCTCTCCTTCCCTGGAGCACACGAATATCTGCCAAATTATTTTGCCCTCCGCCCCCTGCTTTGTTATGCGACCCACCTTGGACATCCTGACCAAAAATCCCTTCATGCAACCGAATTCGTTGTAGTAGTCATAAGCTGCCTGTAGGCTTGTGAACTCCGTCGTCAGCACGTCCTTGGCTGTTAGGGAAGAAAATTCAATTGCACCAAAGGACCCTATCCCGTCAATAATCCTCACTGCTACTTCTGCATTTATGTCCGCATCTGCGGTGTACGAATCCATCGCTTCTGCTTCCTCTACCAGCACGGTTTCGCCGCTCATCCAACCATTAGCATCCTGCATTTAACAACACGCGGCATGTGTGAGAACAGGCAGTGGGCCACATGAACATAAACCGGTCAACAAAAACTCATAACATGAGAAAGAAACACACCTGCAACGCGTGGACTCGGTCAAACTTAGATGAAAATTCGTAGCTAGGCTCCACAAACCCATTTGGCTGTCACATTTCAAAAAATCGCAGTGAGCGAACAGAACATGGGCGTTATCAACCATGACATACTATAATAATCCAACTAAAACTCATTCAACTGTAACGACCGCCCCCAATTTTCGGTACAGAATTTAAGAGGTAATAAATCTAATTTGGTGGTGTGGCACTCTAAACGGCAACCTCGAAAAATCAAACAGTAAAAACTGTCAGCGGACATGGGAAGGCACCCCCGCCCTCCCCAATTGAAATCAATTTCTGCACATGCCTCCCGTGCGATTATCGGAAGGTAAAAACCTAATCGACACTGACAAAGTGTACCTGTGAATCTCGTTGCCCTGGGTGGTCTGTTTCCTTCCCTTATTTGAACCTCGAGATAGCCAGATCTCGATCTCTGCTTCCGTGCCGTTCAACCCCGCCTTCTCCTCCGCCGTGCACCGCCGTCTCCGTGTAGTTCGACCAAACGAAGCTTCACACTGACCCGAACACAGCTTTCACATAACTATTAATGGAGTCTGGGGCTTTGGATTAATACCGGATTCTCATCTCCTCCCCCTCCTTTTGGTTGTTTTCTTAATTCCATCCCTAACCGCTACTTTTGATTATTTGTGAACCGgcccaaactttttcaaaaattgaatatACTTTCCCCACCGTAGAAACGTCCAACTGTTAACTGTATTTCTCCTTTCATTGTTTGGGCAACTTCCTAAGGCTGATTCTTTATCAAATATTCTTTATATATAAGTCATTACTCTATACAAGTCTATATAAAtccttttaatttaattcatctcATCACGTACCACTATCTAATCAATTTTTCTATTGACACgcgaatatataattatttttttcgaaagaatttcatttctattttcaaattttctcaaCGTTTTTTATCTACATTTTCTTCCATCTTTGCATTCTCTGCGTTTTTCTTTgttcattctctttaattttgaaaTCAAGCTCTAAAATCAGTTTTGAAAAATTATCtcattgttgaagataatgaataatttaaatttagattgtcaattgaaccaaaacgaagttgattattgttttgaatccaatcaagtgactGGGATGTGGTTcgattttagttaatatttttgttagtagtttatgattctgtaggtgaataatattgtttttgtttgtgaaaattgttgttcatcattaatggtttgagttgaatatAATGTAAGAGTTATGCATtaaagaaaacattttttttgtatttgcaaCAAATTTCGGTATAGCATGAAGATAttaagtgtattgtttaagaattttcggtgtatgtgtgttgataagttctgtataattAAAAACTCTtattctccctcttcctcatcttctgctgctgcttcttcttctttttcattatcattatcatcatctttttttattcatctttttttcttattttatcttctcaagtttcttcttgttttactctcttaacaagaataaaatcaaaaaatcaaacaaaaaagaagaaaaaatacataatgctacaaaattacttgaaagataatgaccttacattcattcaactaaaaagaaagaaagaaataaagaaaaaaagaagatgaaaaaaatgcagtatttgacaaaatatttttttgtatttgaagCAAATTTTGGTATAACATGAACATAtttaagtgtattgtttaagaattttcagtgTTTTTATActgataagttctacataattcaaaactcatccacttcctcctcttcatcttctgttcctccttcttcttcttttttcatcatcatcaccatcttcttcttcttttttttattcatcttttcttttttgttttaccttctcatgttttttcttattttactctcttaacatgaataaaaaaaacaaacaaacaaagaagaagaagaagaacacaataatgctgcaaaattacttgaaagggggtgaacttacattcatttaactaaaagaaagaaagaaataaggaatagaagaagaagaagaagaagaagaagaagaagaagaagaagaagaagaagaagaaatgcagcattagagaaaacatttttctgtatttgcagcaaattttaatgtaatacgaagatatttaagtgtattgtttaagaatttttggtgtatgtgtgccgataagttctgcataattcaaaactcttcctcttccttctcctcaccttttgctgcttcttcttcatcttcttatttcattttgtcATAATTCTTTTCAAATTCAGTTTCGCAACTCCCTTCACTTTTCGCGACAATATTGAAAGATTTTTGAGAGATTTTTATCCTTGTTTGAATTTGAGCATTGCGGATTTGATTGAGAGAGAAGAACCGTTTGCGCTATTCAAGAGTTAAGGAAGCGCGTGTTTACATacaatttaaattgagaattatttttattaagtttggGTCAACTTATACGAACTTAtataccaaaaaaatttatatgtgtAGTAGCTCTCATTCTTTATATACCTTCTTGGACCCAATTACCATTTTTTGTTAGAAAAATGTGAAGATAAAGTAATTACACCATAAAATGTATACAAAAAAAGACAACAGTAATTACACCAAAAAATAAATGTAGACCTGAAGCAAATAAGGATTTACCCACTCATATAGTCAAGTTGGTATTAAGGATATCCTCTAGAATGGAAATAAAGCTTACTTACTTAAGCGAATCATTCATTTTGTGCTTTTGAGTACTTGAGGAACTAGTCATTGAATTTTAGTCTTGGTGG contains:
- the LOC112805574 gene encoding protein FAR1-RELATED SEQUENCE 5-like, whose amino-acid sequence is MGDIEVDEFETIWTDIVVDHGLEDHPWIVDLYAKKHSWSNAHIRGKFFAGLKTTSRCEALNMQLGKFIHNRNNLREFVEHFQHYLEFMRRRELVADYKSAYGEPVVKMKLEAIEQFAATVYTREIFKLFREVLMLASNVRVVSTKRTSACVLFEVAMYCKQRSGAMSWAEEDDEFSCSCQRMESFGLPCVHMVGVLVYLNMTAIPKGLILDWWTKRAKQPRAPCDRTRVGEIPNAAYMSMHAAMLDDCRELGRMYYAVQLVRTCLLNMLVCVVTIFAFVR